One stretch of Candidatus Brocadiaceae bacterium DNA includes these proteins:
- the ilvN gene encoding acetolactate synthase small subunit, translating to MRHVISLLVENKVGVLAHITGLISGRGFNIDSLAVGETDSPTLSRMTIVVRGDDAILEQVRKQIGKIIDVIKVVDFSDEAFVERDLMLIKVHCPIGKRGEIIEIVDIFRGKIVDVGLKDLVIEIAATDDKLNAMMNLLRPYGIKELVRTGSVAIARGVK from the coding sequence ATGCGACATGTCATTTCTTTGCTCGTAGAGAATAAGGTTGGCGTTCTGGCTCATATTACCGGTTTAATCAGTGGAAGAGGCTTTAATATTGACAGCCTTGCTGTCGGAGAAACGGACAGTCCGACTCTTTCGCGCATGACAATAGTTGTGAGGGGCGATGATGCCATCCTGGAACAGGTGCGAAAACAGATAGGAAAGATTATTGACGTGATTAAGGTTGTTGATTTCAGCGATGAAGCTTTTGTCGAGCGGGATTTGATGCTGATAAAGGTTCACTGCCCGATTGGAAAGCGTGGGGAAATAATCGAGATCGTTGACATCTTTCGCGGAAAGATTGTCGACGTTGGTCTGAAAGACCTGGTGATTGAGATTGCGGCTACAGACGACAAACTCAACGCAATGATGAATTTATTACGGCCTTATGGGATTAAGGAATTGGTCCGTACCGGAAGTGTTGCCATTGCCCGGGGAGTAAAATAA
- a CDS encoding UPF0175 family protein, whose translation MKTKSIRVPKDMIDAIELVEKEEKIEESTAMRKLIRIGFETYIGNLYKQGKITLREASRLLNLSQIETINLFLDAGIKGNLDASDVLVSLNRFVPK comes from the coding sequence ATGAAAACGAAATCCATAAGGGTACCGAAAGATATGATTGATGCTATCGAACTTGTTGAAAAGGAAGAGAAGATAGAGGAATCCACCGCAATGAGAAAGCTGATAAGGATAGGTTTTGAAACATATATAGGAAATCTTTATAAACAAGGCAAGATAACACTGAGGGAGGCCTCTCGATTACTTAATTTAAGCCAGATTGAAACAATAAATCTTTTTTTAGACGCGGGAATAAAGGGGAACCTGGATGCCTCAGATGTTTTGGTTTCACTGAATAGATTTGTACCAAAGTAA
- a CDS encoding hydantoinase B/oxoprolinase family protein, which translates to MNPPNISSSIKKIPYVRFSIDRGGTFTDIYAEIPEKNYYTVVKLLSEDPQNYDDAPREGIRRILEDISGHPVSNDDLNVENISWIRMGTTIATNALLERKGERVALVITRGFRDILEIGDQSRPNIFDLKIRKPDLLYETVVEIEERIRPAGKFSVKKHIVQGNTGDSFEVVTKPDPEQIKKQLFKIKKLGIQSIAIVCIHSYSYPEHELLVGRIAKEMGFPHISLSSQVMPMVKMVSRGQTTVVDAYLTPHIRKYLNSFRSGFSGHLQNTQLLFMQSNGGLSPADQFKGSNAILSGPAGGVVGYAMTTYKKELKQPVIGFDMGGTSTDVSRYAGEYELAHETETAGISIQAPQLRIHTVAAGGGSRLLFRNGMFLVGPESAGADPGPVCYRKNGYLTITDASLLLGRLQPDYFPKIFGKNEDLPLDSKATRQAFEILTKEINRYYKSVMKEPMTSEQAAQGFIDVANANMARAIQEISVMRGYDLQEHILATFGGAGGQHACAIARKLGITQIFIHRFSGILSAYGIGLADVVVERQSPLNVLFSTKNFALFQKKLNELSASATKQLHSQGFQDDDIDIQRFLNMRYQGTDTSFMVLEPADKNFIKAFRDIHRREFNFDLPSQKIVVDDLRVRATGKSQKPRCRPIPKQIQKAQPEEYIRCYFEDGWTQTPIYLLETLKAGCELKGPAIISNATSTILIDPGSLVKITAYGDIEITVARVTKREIGTTINPIQLSIFSNLFMSIAEQMGRALQRTSISTNIKERLDFSCAIFDRHGNLVANAPHIPVHLGSMSKAVKEQIRRKGQSFKKGDVLVTNHPGAGGTHLPDITVITPVWIGNQVVFYTASRGHHAEIGSISPGSMPPFSKTLFEEGACIESFTLVENGIFQEKGIRQLLQESRNIENNLSDLKAQISANQKGIDLLQDMVDHYSLKVVQAYMGHIQENAESTVRKMLKELSQKKGLRAIDTIEASEYMDDHTPIVLRLTINRKTGSALFDFRDTGPQVSGNWNAPKAITYSAVLYALRCLIETDIPLNQGCLKPITIKLKEGSLLAPSRHAAVVGGNVLTSQRITDVILKAFGAAAASQGCMNNFSFGNDHIAYYETIGGGAGAGPGWHGQSGVQTHMTNTRITDPEILELRFPVMLREFSLRKNSGGTGAYRGGNGLIREIEAMEPLNMAILSERRVFSPYGLEGGKAGSRGQNLLIRKNGQIIDLGGKNELHVNPGDRFRIITPGGGGFGKKA; encoded by the coding sequence ATGAACCCTCCAAACATTTCCTCAAGTATAAAAAAAATACCATACGTTCGTTTCTCTATTGACCGGGGAGGAACCTTTACGGACATCTACGCCGAGATTCCTGAAAAAAATTACTATACAGTTGTCAAATTACTCTCAGAAGACCCACAAAACTATGATGATGCGCCAAGAGAGGGCATTCGCCGTATTCTGGAGGATATAAGCGGACATCCGGTTTCAAACGATGATCTCAATGTGGAAAATATCTCCTGGATACGCATGGGAACAACCATTGCCACAAACGCGCTGCTGGAACGAAAGGGAGAAAGGGTCGCATTGGTCATTACCAGGGGTTTTCGCGATATACTGGAAATTGGCGATCAAAGCCGCCCGAACATTTTTGACTTAAAAATTCGAAAACCTGACTTACTATATGAAACGGTCGTTGAGATAGAAGAACGCATTCGTCCGGCAGGAAAATTTTCAGTAAAAAAACATATCGTTCAAGGCAATACCGGCGACTCTTTTGAAGTAGTAACAAAGCCTGATCCGGAACAGATAAAAAAGCAGCTTTTTAAAATAAAAAAGCTTGGCATTCAAAGTATTGCCATCGTATGCATCCATTCTTATAGCTATCCCGAACATGAATTACTTGTAGGAAGGATTGCAAAAGAAATGGGATTTCCCCATATATCCCTTTCCTCCCAGGTAATGCCAATGGTCAAGATGGTTTCCCGGGGACAGACCACGGTTGTGGACGCCTACCTTACGCCGCATATCCGGAAATATCTGAATAGTTTTCGTTCTGGGTTTTCCGGTCATTTGCAAAACACTCAATTACTCTTTATGCAATCAAACGGCGGATTAAGTCCCGCGGACCAGTTTAAAGGAAGCAATGCCATACTTTCAGGCCCTGCAGGAGGCGTTGTCGGCTACGCAATGACAACATATAAAAAAGAATTGAAACAACCGGTGATAGGGTTCGATATGGGAGGGACTTCAACTGATGTCTCACGATATGCCGGAGAATATGAACTGGCGCATGAAACGGAAACTGCCGGGATAAGCATTCAAGCGCCTCAACTGCGCATTCACACCGTGGCTGCCGGAGGCGGATCACGATTGCTCTTCCGGAACGGCATGTTTCTGGTCGGTCCGGAATCAGCAGGAGCTGACCCGGGACCTGTCTGTTACCGAAAAAACGGGTATCTGACCATTACTGATGCAAGTTTATTACTGGGGCGTTTACAACCAGACTATTTCCCGAAAATTTTCGGGAAAAATGAGGATCTTCCACTTGACAGCAAAGCTACCCGACAAGCCTTTGAAATACTTACAAAAGAAATTAACCGATATTATAAATCGGTAATGAAAGAACCCATGACTTCGGAACAGGCAGCTCAGGGTTTTATTGATGTTGCCAATGCGAATATGGCCCGTGCTATTCAGGAAATTTCCGTGATGCGCGGGTATGACCTTCAGGAGCACATACTCGCAACTTTTGGAGGGGCTGGCGGGCAGCACGCATGCGCAATTGCCAGGAAGCTGGGGATTACTCAAATATTTATTCATCGTTTTTCCGGCATTTTGTCCGCGTACGGAATAGGCCTGGCCGATGTAGTCGTCGAAAGGCAATCTCCTTTAAATGTTCTTTTTTCCACGAAAAATTTTGCATTGTTTCAAAAGAAACTCAATGAACTTTCTGCCTCCGCCACGAAACAACTCCACTCTCAGGGATTTCAGGATGACGACATCGATATTCAACGGTTTCTCAATATGCGTTACCAGGGAACAGACACCAGTTTTATGGTTTTAGAACCGGCGGACAAAAACTTCATAAAGGCATTCCGGGATATCCACCGCCGCGAATTCAACTTTGACCTGCCTTCTCAAAAGATTGTGGTTGATGATCTGCGCGTTCGCGCCACGGGCAAATCACAAAAACCAAGATGCAGACCCATACCGAAGCAAATCCAAAAGGCTCAGCCGGAAGAATATATCCGCTGTTACTTTGAAGACGGCTGGACACAAACCCCCATTTACTTATTGGAAACATTAAAGGCAGGTTGCGAGCTGAAAGGCCCTGCCATCATCTCGAATGCCACTTCTACCATCCTGATAGATCCGGGTTCCCTCGTGAAAATCACGGCCTATGGCGATATTGAAATTACGGTGGCGCGTGTGACAAAACGGGAAATTGGAACAACTATCAATCCGATTCAGTTATCCATATTCAGCAATCTATTCATGTCGATTGCCGAACAGATGGGGCGCGCCCTCCAGCGAACTTCTATTTCAACGAACATAAAGGAACGCCTGGATTTTTCCTGCGCCATTTTTGACCGTCATGGAAACCTGGTTGCAAACGCGCCTCATATTCCGGTGCATCTTGGCTCCATGAGCAAAGCGGTAAAAGAACAAATTCGCAGGAAGGGCCAGAGCTTCAAAAAAGGCGATGTGCTGGTTACCAATCACCCCGGGGCAGGAGGCACTCATCTGCCTGACATTACGGTAATCACCCCTGTCTGGATTGGCAATCAAGTAGTTTTCTATACCGCCTCAAGGGGACATCACGCTGAAATAGGCAGTATTTCCCCCGGATCAATGCCTCCATTTTCCAAAACGCTCTTTGAAGAAGGGGCATGCATAGAATCATTTACCCTGGTCGAGAATGGTATATTTCAGGAAAAAGGCATCCGGCAACTTTTACAGGAAAGCAGGAACATAGAAAACAATCTTTCCGATTTAAAAGCACAAATTTCTGCAAATCAAAAAGGCATTGATCTTTTACAAGACATGGTAGATCATTATTCCTTGAAGGTTGTTCAGGCCTACATGGGACACATCCAGGAAAATGCGGAATCAACTGTCCGGAAAATGCTTAAAGAACTTTCACAAAAAAAAGGCCTACGGGCAATAGACACCATCGAAGCGTCGGAATACATGGATGACCACACACCCATTGTCTTAAGACTAACCATCAACAGAAAAACAGGTTCTGCGCTATTTGACTTCCGGGATACGGGGCCACAGGTTTCAGGCAACTGGAACGCACCCAAAGCTATCACCTATTCAGCAGTTCTCTATGCCTTACGTTGTCTTATTGAAACGGACATCCCTCTTAACCAGGGGTGCTTAAAACCTATCACCATTAAATTAAAAGAAGGCTCCTTGCTCGCGCCTTCGCGTCATGCAGCCGTTGTAGGGGGCAATGTACTCACCTCACAACGGATAACGGATGTAATCCTGAAGGCCTTCGGCGCGGCAGCGGCATCTCAGGGATGCATGAACAACTTCAGCTTTGGCAATGACCATATTGCTTATTATGAAACAATCGGAGGCGGCGCGGGAGCAGGCCCAGGCTGGCACGGTCAATCAGGAGTGCAAACCCATATGACAAATACACGCATAACGGACCCTGAAATTTTAGAACTACGGTTTCCTGTCATGTTGCGGGAATTTTCTCTCCGAAAAAACTCCGGCGGCACGGGAGCCTATCGCGGCGGGAACGGATTGATACGGGAAATAGAAGCCATGGAACCGCTCAACATGGCTATTCTGTCGGAGCGAAGGGTCTTTTCTCCTTACGGGCTTGAAGGCGGCAAAGCAGGCAGCCGAGGACAAAACCTTTTGATCAGGAAAAACGGTCAAATCATTGACCTGGGCGGTAAAAATGAACTCCACGTCAATCCGGGAGACCGTTTTCGTATCATAACACCCGGGGGTGGCGGTTTTGGTAAAAAGGCCTAA
- a CDS encoding RnfABCDGE type electron transport complex subunit A, translating to MIKEIAVIIVSVVFVNNFVLSKFLGLCPFLGVSQKTSSAVGMGAAVTFVMTLSSAITWVVYNFVLLPGDANLVALVFPSVRETGLIEVLKTISYILVIATLVQLVEMMLRKMAPSLYESLGIFLPLITTNCAVLGVALLNTTDSPEHLSFFKAVVQGFGAGIGFTVAMLLMSGIRERLAVVNVPESLRGIPIAFICTGLMALAFFGFSGMVQ from the coding sequence ATGATTAAAGAAATCGCAGTAATTATTGTAAGCGTTGTTTTCGTTAATAATTTTGTTTTATCAAAATTTCTCGGTCTTTGTCCTTTTCTGGGCGTTTCACAGAAAACATCCTCTGCCGTGGGAATGGGCGCCGCAGTCACCTTTGTTATGACCCTTTCTTCTGCAATTACCTGGGTTGTCTATAATTTTGTCTTATTGCCTGGCGATGCGAATCTGGTCGCTCTGGTATTTCCCTCTGTGCGGGAAACAGGGCTTATTGAAGTATTGAAGACCATCAGTTATATCCTCGTCATTGCAACATTAGTACAGCTGGTTGAAATGATGCTCCGGAAGATGGCGCCTTCGCTTTATGAGAGTCTCGGTATTTTTCTTCCGCTGATTACAACGAATTGTGCGGTGCTGGGCGTGGCCCTGTTAAATACGACGGACTCTCCAGAACATTTGAGTTTTTTTAAGGCAGTTGTTCAGGGTTTTGGAGCCGGGATAGGTTTTACCGTGGCTATGCTCCTGATGTCGGGCATTCGTGAGCGTCTGGCAGTGGTGAATGTTCCGGAATCCTTGCGGGGAATTCCCATTGCTTTTATCTGTACAGGCCTTATGGCCCTGGCATTTTTTGGTTTTTCGGGGATGGTGCAATAA
- a CDS encoding glutaredoxin family protein — translation MATHKFKVFCTPFCPKCNQLLTYLNKQNADYVSFDIDKDDDARKEAIKFVGNDDVDSLDKLPIVVVDGEKVLYGFDQAEIDKYLA, via the coding sequence ATGGCTACACATAAATTTAAGGTTTTTTGTACCCCGTTTTGCCCGAAGTGTAATCAACTATTGACATACTTGAACAAACAGAATGCGGATTATGTTTCATTTGACATTGATAAAGACGATGATGCCAGGAAAGAGGCAATAAAATTTGTAGGAAACGATGACGTTGATTCTCTCGATAAACTGCCTATCGTTGTCGTTGACGGTGAAAAGGTGCTGTACGGTTTTGATCAGGCAGAAATTGACAAATACCTTGCGTAA
- a CDS encoding electron transport complex subunit E — protein MEKQGNVREFKKGIFEYNPLFVLILGLCPSLAVTTSLKNGLAMGVAATFVLTCSNCIVSISRSLIPREIRIPCFIVVIAAFVTIVELLMKAYLPPDLNASLGIFIPLIVVNCIILYRAESFAYKNTVGKSLLDAAGMGLGWTLALCLVSGIREALGAGTLFGLKVAASYNPASIMIMAPGAFIVLGLLLGFFNWRKLRKREKSMKACMRND, from the coding sequence ATGGAAAAACAAGGCAATGTAAGAGAGTTTAAAAAGGGGATATTTGAATACAATCCCCTGTTTGTATTGATATTGGGATTATGTCCCAGTCTTGCGGTGACCACATCGCTGAAGAACGGGCTGGCCATGGGGGTTGCCGCAACTTTTGTGCTTACCTGCTCCAATTGTATTGTTTCCATCAGCAGGTCCCTTATTCCCCGCGAAATTCGTATTCCTTGTTTTATTGTTGTCATAGCCGCTTTTGTTACTATTGTGGAATTGCTTATGAAGGCATATTTGCCACCGGATTTAAATGCGTCTTTGGGGATCTTTATTCCGCTTATTGTGGTAAATTGCATAATACTCTATCGTGCCGAATCCTTTGCTTATAAAAATACGGTAGGCAAATCTTTGCTGGACGCTGCCGGTATGGGGTTGGGCTGGACGCTGGCGCTCTGTCTTGTTTCCGGTATACGTGAGGCGCTTGGCGCTGGCACCCTTTTTGGCTTGAAAGTAGCCGCGTCATATAATCCTGCTTCGATAATGATTATGGCTCCCGGCGCCTTTATTGTGCTAGGGCTCTTGTTGGGATTTTTCAACTGGAGAAAACTGAGAAAACGCGAAAAATCCATGAAGGCGTGCATGAGAAATGATTAA
- a CDS encoding HDOD domain-containing protein, with product MNLNGDKLNKYFTLPKQAIENALGKDVKELPTFPIILVKLLKLTSNESSSIKDLEKIVETDPAIAVKVLKIVNSAAFGPKQKINRLRDAIIYLGFSFIRKLAMEVTIFEQMIQYNQPSHFNRLFFWRHCLSVACISKTLAEALGYPDPEEVYVAGLLHDIGKIILDTYGQTTYSDFLVNYKNSNGLLIDEEKRLVGVSHDDIGAYFCHLWSLPYMVTLAVKFHHCRFEHLSLSNNDALIVSIISLCDFITWTQGIGSFEAQRQPILTQEIDKIINIETIDFHSLLTKMDHDIESIARFYNFTFPSSYEFRENLLRTTLHLNKINTEYYHLQKELKEKVESMAHIKKSLTSPHQSLDTKKIITKTLEAIKMDFSFDRLYILHIDTNSRVLKIKNVLDTTNTGKPLSSFQISLSSLTGGIIDCFRNNKPYLISGATIDELKILQGLQVKEIGIIPITNDNQVIGLIGVDNIVSENAIHPYDLSFLTAVASELGRALENAKIFETFREKATLDSLTQILNREAIENTLKKSFHKAKAEGIPLSVGLVDIDFFKIFNDTFGHLIGDDVLKLVAETMKKASRPNDSVGRYGGEEFIFILNDTSYKDAFIYGERLRRKIENMGKLFQKRFKNCSLTVSIGISPYDKSMKTQKDLIAKADKALYRAKELGKNIVFGISAQE from the coding sequence ATGAATTTAAACGGAGATAAACTAAATAAGTACTTTACTCTCCCAAAGCAGGCCATTGAAAATGCATTGGGTAAAGACGTGAAAGAATTACCCACATTTCCTATTATATTAGTAAAATTATTAAAGCTCACCAGCAATGAATCTTCATCAATAAAAGACCTTGAAAAAATTGTTGAAACAGATCCCGCGATAGCGGTAAAAGTACTGAAAATTGTTAACTCTGCTGCTTTCGGTCCTAAACAAAAAATTAACCGTCTCAGGGATGCAATAATATATTTGGGATTTTCCTTCATACGTAAACTGGCAATGGAGGTTACAATCTTTGAACAGATGATCCAGTATAATCAACCGTCACATTTCAACAGATTATTTTTTTGGAGACATTGCCTGTCTGTAGCATGTATCAGCAAAACACTGGCGGAAGCTCTTGGGTATCCAGACCCGGAAGAAGTTTATGTTGCCGGATTGCTGCATGACATAGGCAAAATCATTCTGGATACCTATGGACAGACAACATATAGTGATTTCCTTGTAAATTATAAAAATTCAAACGGATTATTGATCGATGAGGAGAAAAGGTTAGTCGGTGTGAGCCATGATGACATAGGGGCGTATTTCTGTCATTTGTGGTCTCTGCCGTACATGGTCACTCTTGCTGTCAAATTCCACCATTGCCGGTTCGAACATTTGAGCTTATCAAACAATGACGCTTTAATCGTTTCCATAATTTCGCTTTGTGATTTTATTACCTGGACCCAGGGCATTGGTTCTTTTGAGGCGCAACGACAACCAATTCTCACACAAGAAATTGACAAAATTATAAATATCGAAACAATAGATTTTCATTCTTTGCTCACGAAAATGGATCATGATATTGAAAGTATTGCTCGATTCTACAACTTTACTTTTCCGTCATCCTATGAATTCCGCGAAAACCTTCTTCGTACAACCTTACACCTGAATAAAATAAATACAGAGTATTACCATTTACAAAAAGAGCTTAAAGAAAAGGTGGAATCAATGGCGCATATTAAGAAAAGCCTGACGAGTCCTCATCAGAGCCTTGATACAAAAAAAATCATCACCAAAACACTAGAAGCGATTAAAATGGATTTTTCTTTTGATCGTTTATATATATTGCATATAGATACAAACTCACGGGTGTTGAAAATAAAAAACGTATTGGACACAACAAATACTGGAAAACCTCTTTCTTCCTTTCAAATTTCCCTTTCCTCCTTAACGGGAGGCATTATTGATTGTTTTCGCAACAATAAACCTTACCTGATCTCTGGCGCAACAATTGATGAATTAAAAATATTGCAAGGTCTTCAAGTAAAGGAAATTGGCATTATACCCATTACAAACGACAATCAGGTAATAGGACTTATTGGTGTGGATAATATTGTTTCGGAAAATGCTATTCATCCCTACGATTTGTCTTTTCTTACTGCTGTAGCAAGCGAATTGGGCAGGGCTTTAGAAAATGCAAAAATATTTGAGACGTTTAGAGAGAAGGCGACTTTGGACTCATTAACTCAGATTCTCAATCGAGAAGCCATCGAGAACACACTTAAAAAATCCTTTCATAAGGCAAAAGCAGAGGGGATTCCCTTGTCGGTGGGCCTGGTCGATATTGATTTTTTCAAAATATTTAATGATACTTTCGGCCATTTGATAGGGGATGATGTGTTAAAACTCGTTGCGGAGACCATGAAGAAGGCATCAAGGCCCAACGATTCAGTTGGCAGATATGGGGGCGAAGAATTTATCTTTATTTTGAATGATACGAGTTATAAGGATGCATTTATCTACGGGGAGAGACTCCGCAGGAAAATTGAGAATATGGGTAAGCTGTTTCAAAAACGTTTTAAAAATTGT